AAATTCATTAAGCATTTCGGCCGTCGCGCTAAGGGGGGACTCGCGCAAATTTATTAAGTCGCCGGACATTAAAACAGGATTTCTGTAGTCATCTGATGGTGCATTGGGATTGTAATTAAAGATTCTGCGATCAATCTCTCCCTCACGGGTAAAACGAATGAACTCTACTTTTCCGCTAAGAAGTTTTCGCCCACCAGCAAGTGCTATGGCTTGGTTCATTGCAGACCCTTGAGGTACTACAACGCCGCCAGGGCTCTGCACTCTGCCACTCACGAAAACGCTCATGAATTGAGGGGAGAGATTCGTTTGCCCAGCCTGCAACAACTGTTCTTTCATTACGATGTTGCTCTTCGTTACTCTCACCACATCGCCGTCAAATAGGCGAATATTTTGCGATTCGTCCCCCCCAGTAATTAATGAAAGAAAATTAAGGTTTGCACGGATGCGGCCACCACCCAAATTTAGTGCACGTTTGCGAGTTACCTGTACTTTTGAAAGATTGGAGTAAGGAGTAATCCCCTCGGCGCTACGAATTGCGTCAAATACAGTGGGAAATAGTGCCCCAGATGTGCTCAGGCCATTGCTAGGAGCTGATGTTGTTAGTCCTCCAGGTACTTGCCCTAAGCCTGGACGTATCGTCGTTGTGGAGGTACCACGTCGGGCCTGAGCAATATCAGCTGTCGTACTCAAATTTTGACGTTCAGTATTTCCACTAAGTGTATAATAACCAGGCCTTTTGACTTCTCCACTTACGTAAATACGGATCGGGCGGTAGATCACCGGTCTCACATAAATCTGAGGATCACGCACATAAGCTCTGAATTGCTCAGTGAGAAAATAACGCAGCTCTTCTACGGTGAGACCTTCGACGTAGAGAGCGCGCAGTCGTGGCAAGTAAAGGGTCCCGTCTGGACCGATCGAAAATGTGCCGCTTAGCTCAGGCAGATCAAGCAACTCAATCTGAAGCCCATCACCGGGTCCAAGAATGTATGCGTCATATGTGATTTGTGCCCGCTGTTTCAAAGGCAGTGGTTGTTGCTGTCTAGTCGTCGGCTCTTCGATTTCAATGAGCTGCTGAGCACCCACCCTGACGGCCTGGAGGGTTAGCAAGGCTCCTGCAGTGATTGCCCATAGGTAACGGGTATTCAGCAATGCTGAGTCTGCCTAGATCACTTCGAATTTATGGCATTTCCTTTGCGTGGGGAAGCGGGTAGTAGCCAGGCAACGGATTGGGCTGCTGAAAGGTGACTTCCCGTCATGCTGGTTTCACCTAAGAAAAGTAGGCGCGATTCAGCTGCAGAGCCTTCTAGGCATGGTCGACTTTCTATTTGATCGGACTCGCCGTTAATAAACGGTGGAGGCATTGGCTTGTGTTTATGTCCTGGCTTCGGGTCGAGGAGATTCGGACTCCTTTGCTTTTAATGACCGATCTCTTCGCTCGAGGGCTTGGTGAAGCTAGTGGCGTGGTTGTTAAGGAGATGTACTCCTCCCGGGATCGTGGTTAACGCTCTTTCACTCTGCGTCCTGAGGGAAACGCCTTGGTTGTGCTCGCAGCATTGCAAAAAGGCCAACTGAGTCATGAGGCTCAGACGCTCTGGTATTCAGCGTCCATGCTCCGCTAGGAGGTTACCTAAGCAGGATGTCAGCGCCATTTTTATCAGATCGGCGTTGAATTTCTTGGAGTCAGTAATGTTCGCATTGATGTTGAAGTGACCGCATTAGCTTGTGCTTTCTTCATGAGCTCGGGGTATCCGGGTTAAAACACCAGATCAACAGCCTTCGCATGCTGGAGGATCGTCGCCGGTGACGGCCAGCGCAGTCGTTTTGGGATGTTTTTCGTCATGACGATCAGAAGTAAGTCTGCAATTTCCTTGTTGGACTCAGTGCTGGGGCTGACGCCGCTGCAGCGCCGGCTTCTATTAATCACTGCCGATGCACTGCTAATGCCCTTGGCTTTGTGGTTGAGTTTCTGGCTGCGGCTCGCCCATCCCTTTCATCTCAACTTCACTATTACTGGTTTTTGGTTGTTGCCAGCTCTATGGCTGATTGGTTTGCCGCTGTATGCCTTCAGTGGCCAATACAAAGGTCTTACTCGCTATGTGGGCAGCCGATCTCTATACCAGCTGGCGCTACGCAATGGCCTGCTAGTGATGATGTTGGCGGCCCTTGGTTGGCTGTTGCTCCTACCTATGCCGCCGCGTAGCAGCTGGTTGTTGCTCTGGTTGCTGCTTACTGGCTGTACCGGCGCGGTACGTTTTGCCTTGCGAGATCTGCTGCTGAGTTTGCACAACAAACCACGGCAGGTACTTAATCGGGTGGCGATCTATGGCGCTGGAGCTGCTGGGGTTCAGCTGGCGGCGGCCCTGCGCTTGGCCAAAACTCACAGCGTGCAGCTGTTTGTAGACGACGAACCGGCCCTCTGGAGCCGATCAATTAACGGCGTGCCAATCAAGCCACCGCAGGTAATAAAACAGCGCGCTGACGATCTTGATCAGGTGTTGCTAGCGATTCCCTCGCTACGCCGTAGCCGGCGGCGCCAGATTGTCGATGGCTTGCAGGAGAGTGGCATCACTGTGCTGCAGATCGCCTCAATGGAGGAGATCACCAGCGGACGCGCTCGCATCGATGCTCTGCGTCCTATTCAGGTTGAGGAGCTGCTTGGGCGTGATCCGGTGCCCCCCGATCCCCAGCTGCTTGGACCAGCTATTGGTGGGGCGTCGGTCTGCGTCACTGGAGCGGGTGGTTCGATTGGCTCAGAACTTTGTCGCCAAATTCTGGCTTTAAAGCCTAGGCGGCTGGTACTTCTCGAACTCAGCGAACCAAGCCTTTATGCCATCCACCAGAATCTGAGCGGTCTGCTGCCTGCGGGAGTGGAGGTTGTTCCTGTGCTTGGGAATGCCGCCAATGCTCCCTTGGTGGAGCGTTGCTTCAAGGAGCATGGTGTGGAGGTGGTGTTCCATGCAGCTGCTTATAAGCATGTGCCGTTGGTGGAAGCCAATCCCCTGGCGGGGTTGGCCAACAACGTCTTGAGTACCCGCGTAGTTTGCGAGGCAGCCCGGAGGTGTGGATCACGGCATCTGCTGCTGATCTCCACTGACAAGGCGGTTCGGCCCACCAATGTGATGGGGGCTAGCAAACGCCTGGCGGAACTCGTCGTGCAGGCACAGCCTCCTGGTCAGACTCGTTTCGCAATAGTGCGCTTTGGAAATGTGCTGGGCTCTTCTGGCTCAGTGGTGCCCTTGTTTCGGAGTCAGATAAATGCTGGTGGACCAATCACGCTGACGCATCCGGAGATCATTCGTTATTTCATGACTATCCCCGAGGCGGCCCAGCTGGTGCTGCAGGCGGCTGTGCTCGCCGAAGGAGGTGATGTGCTGCTGCTGGACATGGGCGAACCGGTGAGGATCAAGGCCCTTGCGGAGCAGATGGTGCGGCTGAGTGACCTTTCCCTCAAGGACGCCAGCAACCCCCACGGTGATATTGAAATTGTCTGCACGGGTCTGCGACCCGGTGAGAAGCTTTTCGAAGAGTTGTTGATTGATGCCGAGAGCGAGTCGACGGCCCATCCTTTGATCTTCAGGGCTAAGGAGCGAGCACTTAATCCGGAACAGCTCTGGCCGCTTTTGGATGACTTGGAGGAAGCAATTTCCCTGCAGGATGGCCAGGCTGCTTTAGCGGTCTTGACCGCTTTAGTTAAAGAGTGGCGGCAGGAGAAGGTAGATAACAAATGATGCGAGATATGCCTGACTTGACACCTGCCATAACAGCACTTTCACCGGCATCATCGTGAAAGACGTGAGCTATCTAGCGGAGGTGTTCTCTGAGAAGGGCTACAACGTTCAAGGAATCAAGGGGAGCGCAAGCAGCTTCAAAACTACCCGGATTGATCACCTTTACCAAGATCAGATCCCCACGAAACTGGTGAGTATGGCCAGCCACCTCGCCTCACCCTTCACTACGGAGACCTTACCGATAGAACCAATCTGATATGAATCATCCAGTAGGTGTAGCCGGATGAGATCTACAACCTTGGTGTTCAGAGTCATGTGGCCGTTAGCTTTGAGTCACCGGAATACATCGCAAATAGCCGCGCCCTGGGCAGGTTGCGGATCCTTGAGGTGGTTCGGATCTTGGCGTTAGTAGGAACACCCGTATTTATCAGGTAAGCACTTCCGAGCTCTACGGCTTGGTACAAGAAACTACTCAGAAGGAAAGCACACCCTTCTAGCCGGGCAGCCCCTACAGAGTGGCCAAGCTTTATGCCTACTGGATACTGTGAACTACCGCGAGGCCTACGGTATGTATGCATGCAACGGAGTTGTGTTTAATCATGAATCACAGCGTTGGGGTGAAACTTTTGCCACCCGCAAGAGCACTCCTGCCTGGCCCGCATTAATGCGGGCCAGGCAGGAGTGCCTATTTATTGGCAATCTCGATTTTCTTCGTGATTGGAACAATGCACGAAATTATGTGGAAATGTAGTGGTGGATGTTGCAGCAATCCACCACTCCGAAAGACTTTGCGATCGCCACGGGCAGACAGGGATCTGTGCACTGTTTTATTGAGCTCAAGGACTTTGCGTTGGGCTGGGGCCCATTCAGATTGGAAGAGTGAGTGGCGCAACGAAACTGGCTGAAGTAGTGCGGTTGAGGTAGTGGTGCGGATCGATCCGCGTTATTTCCGTCCGACTGAAGTGGAAACTCTCTTAGGCGATCCCAGCAAAGCTCACCAAAAGCTTGGCTGGACTCCAATCATCACTCTCGAGGAGTAAGTGGCTGAGATTGTTGCAGCTGATCGCCAAGAAGCCACCAAGGAGGCCACCCTCAAACTTAAGAGCTTCAACGTGTTTGGCTCGATGGATAACCCAACCCCTGGTCGTTGCCGCCACTTCAAAAAAGGGCTAATGGATTATCTGATCAACTGCAAAGACCGTATCTTTATTACTGGCCACGGCGCATGGCCGGCGGCGCCATCTGTCGCCCTCTATACCGGGCGCGCTACACCATTTTGCTCACAGCCACTCATGCGCAGCTTGATTTGGAAGACAGCCTGGCCGTGCAGCTCTGGTTTGCTCAATATCAGCCCTCGGCGGTGGTGCTGGCGGCGGCCGCGAACACCGATGCTTTGTTCATGACTGTAGCCGTATTTCAAAGACTCGCAGCAATTTGATGAGACAGCGTGTAACCAATCCAGACCAGAAATCCACCCGCATTTTGCTGCTGGGCATCTTGAGCTATCTCAGTCGCCGTCGCCGCATTCAACTTGGCTTGCTGTTTGTGGTGATGCTCGCTTCTGGGGTGGTGGAGTTGGTGTCTTTAGGAGCAGTCCTGCCGTTCCTGGCGGTGCTGAGTGACCCGGAGCGTCTGTGGCAGCAACCATTGGTACAGGCATTTGCGGCTCAAGTGGGCTTCACCACGGCGACTCAGCTAATAATCCCGACGACTCTGATGTTTGCGTTCGCAGCAGTTTTTGCAGCTCTAATCCGGCTAACGAACCTCTGGTTAAATGGACGATTTGTTGCGGCACTGGGTTCCGACTTGAGCTGTGAGGCCTATCTGCGGACTCTCAATCAGCCATATGTCGTGCATGTGCAGCGCAACAGTGCGGCTTTAATCGTAGACCTAACCGCCAACATTAATTTGACGGTGATATCTTTACGTGCTCTACTTCAGTTGATCACATCTGCTTTGGTTGCTGCAGGTCTGTTTACGGGTTTGCTTCTGATTGATGCACAGCTTGCTGTTTCTGTTGCTGCGCTATTTGGAAGTTCTTACGTAATTTTAGCAACTACCTTAAGGCGAGAGCTTCGCATCAACGGTCAAAAAATCAAAGATGCTGTAAGCACCCAGCTCAAAGCAGTGCAAGAAGGACTAGGAGCCATTCGTGATGTGCTACTAGATGGAAGTCAACGTACTTATTTAAGGATTTACCGAAAGGCTGATCGACCCCATAGGCAGTTGACAGCTAAAAATTTATTTATTGGCGCTTTTCCACGCTATGCACTGGAGGCTGTGGGAATGGTCGCTATTGCTCTGCTAGGGGGAGTGTTGGTCTTGCAGCGAGGAAGCGGGGCTGAAGTAATTCCTTTGTTGGGTGCTTTGGCCTTAGGGGCGCAACGTTTGTTGCCTGCTTTACAACAAATTTATAGTAGTTGGGTGTCCTTGAAGAGCAACAATGCTGCAATACAGGGGGTGTTGACCATGCTCAATCAACCTTTACCGCTCATGGAAAGTTCTGCTGAGCTGCTACCGTTGTGCGAAAAAATCACCCTTGAAAAGGTACATTTCCGATATGAGCTTAAGCAGCAGGAGGTGCTGCAGGGCCTGCATTTAGAGATATATCGTGGTGAGCGCATCGGCATAATTGGTAGTACTGGCAGTGGCAAGAGCACCACTGTCGATCTCTTGATGGGCTTACTCGCTCCCTCTTCAGGCAGATTATTAGTGGATGGTGCAGATATGCACGATCCGATGTATCCAGAGCGCCAGGCTGCCTGGCGGTCGTCGATAGCCCATGTGCCGCAGAGTATTTACCTTGCCGATAGCTCGATCGCAGAGAATATTGCTTTCGGTGTGCCTCGCTCGCAGATCGACTTAGCTCGTGTGAGGCAAGCGGCTGCCCAGGCACAGATTGCCAACTTTATTGAATCCAGCTCGGAGGGTTATGCGAGCTTTGTGGGAGAGCGGGGCATACGCCTCAGTGGCGGACAACGTCAGCGCATCGGCATTGCCCGAGCGCTCTACAAGCAGGTGCAGGTGCTTGTCTTGGATGAGGCCACTAGTGCACTTGACACTGCTACTGAGCAGGCTCTGATGGATGCTATTAATAATTTTAGCAAGGAGATTACTATTGTGATGATTGCTCACCGGCTCAGCACTGTCCAGCAGTGTGATCGGGTGATCCGCTTAGAGAGGGGCAGAGTGGTTGCTGACGGCTCGCCGGAACAGGTTTTGATTGGTGATCGTTTCAACTAACAGTATTGAATAAGATTCAGTATGTTTAACTTCAATTAATAATTGAAGTTAAAAGCTAATCGTAGATATTTCGTAGAATGTGCTGAGCACATGCATTAAGCATTAGATAGAGAGCCAGGCAGCTCATGTTGATAAGGCAAAAGCTTGAAAGAGACATCATATTTTGGCCGAATAAACTAAGAATTAGCAATGAAAAGAAAGAAGTTGCGAAGAATGCAGACTTGGCTAACAAGCTGAAGTATGGAAAATGTGTTTCCAGGACGAGCTCAATTGATGAATATCTAAGCGATAAATAACTTATCGGCAAGGCTAGGATAGAAATCAGCATTGATTCAATCAACGAAAATTGCAGAAAAAAGCAGAAAGCGATTACTCCAATCGGAGGCAAAAATACTAGTGAAGACCTGAACTTAGTAAGATGGGTATTATTATTCAGTGCAGATTTGGCTGTTGAGCCTTGAGAAATAAAATGTAAATATTTAGGCAAGTAAATTATGTATTCAAGACGTAATGACATCTGAACTACCAATGAGAGTGACCAAGCTGCAACAAGTGAAGGTGCTACTGTTCCAAGTAAGGAGAAACATATGAATGAACCAAAACGAGGTAAAATATTTAAGAAAGAAGATATGAGGCTAAATGAGCGGAAATGATAGAATTTGGACTTAGCAATTCGATCAGATTTTAACTTCCAGAGAGCTAGACAACATAGAGCAATAGCAGGGATTGCAAAAAAATATGGTTTTAGGGTTGTATCTGATCTTAAAAATATTCCGTAGACAAGTAAACCTATATACAGAATTGGATTGCCATGCAGAAGAGTTAATAAGCGTTGACGGCCAGTACATGCTAATGCGTGACAGGTGTATTCAGATATCAGGAAAAATGCTGAAAAAGTGATTGTATCAATTAAGCCAATATCGAGATTGCGGTATTTAAAAAAATATGAAAGAAATACCAGTAGTAATATATGTGGGAAAACATTAATTGGCTTAGGAAAAAATATTCTCGATCTTGTGATTGAAAATGGTAAATTAAGAAGAGATACTCCACCAATGAATCTAGATGAAGCAAGTAGAACTAATACACTTGAGAAGTGCGTCTGAACTTCGAAAAAAGCAAATAGCGATAAGAGAGATGGTAAAAGTAATGCAATAATTCGAATGAAGAAGTAGAGGTTCAAATTAATAAAGTAGCAGCTTTCGTTTTAAAAGGATTAAAGAATGAATTAGAATGATCAAGCGTGTAATTAGTTTGAGGAAGTAATTTCTATCATTTTTTGTAAGATTATTTGAATGAATTCGACGATAAGTGATTACTGATGAAGTTCTAAGAAGTCCACCCTTGTATGTTGAAGCACAAAGCGAGAACCACTTATCATGTTCGTCAATGAGGGCTGGCAGAGGTAATGCAATATTCAGCAAATCCCTACTAAACAACATGGTGCTACCAAAGTAAGGCCTGCTTTTATCTGAGAATAACTGAGCTATTAGGACTTCGTAGAATCTCTCTTGTATAAGATATTCATCTTTAACAGAGCTTCTTGAAAATTGAGATAATTCTGAATTGTTTCTAAATTCTGTGAAATTACCACATAACATCGAAGGATTAAATTTATTAAATACAAGCTGCGTATGCGAAACGCGAGTTAGTGGCCAAATATCATCTTGATCTGAGAAAAAAATGAAACTACCTCGACATTTAAGAAGGGCAATTTCGAAGGTTTTATTATGTCCTAAATTCGTAGAATTGCAAAAAATACGCAGAGGCATTGAGGTTGCGAGATCATTTAAGATTTCAACAGAGTTATCAGTTGACTTGTCGTCAACACACACTAGTTCAAATGAGCTTTGCTTAGAAGCAAAATTAAATGCAGCATTAATAGAATTAACCTGCTCTATTAAATAGCGTGAGCCATTATAAACAGCAATGGCAACCGAAAAAGTTGGAGCTTGCATTAATTCGCAAAAGCCTTTGTATTTAAAATATATAGACCTGTGCATATATATACTGGAGCCATCTGAGTGCTACCAGAAGGGTTAAAAAGGCCTGCTATGATAAAAGGTAACATAAAAGATGCGGCCAAAGGCACGTTTAAATCGCTTCTGCTCTTGGCTATATAAATTGATTTGAGTTCTGTAAACAATTTATATAGAGTGTTAATGTAAAATGCAAATAGTGGGACAACAAATATCCCTAATTTATGAACTAGGTTAAGGTAAATTAATTCTATACTATACGGGAGTCCACCTCGGGGCTCTACATCAGCAAAACCGGCACCAAGTCCATGCCCTAACAAATTAAATTCTTTCGTAATTAATCCAATTTGTTCTAGCCTTGGATCATTTTCTAAAAATGCGAAAGAACTTACATCAACATAAACTAGGGAAAAGCAAGAAGCAACTAGCAAAATTACAGTGACTAATGCAAGAAGTAGAGGTCTTGATCTTCTAGTAAAAAAATGTGGGAGCATATAAAGGATCAATAGAATCATTATAATTGAGTAAGTGACTGAAGAAATATACCCAATGTAGGCTAAAATGAAGCACAAGCTAAATGTAATTCTGAAAGACTTAGACCATGATATTGTATTTGGGGAAATCAACATCACTACAAAAGAAGGGATAGCTACATAAAACATTGGTGTATATAAATCGCTTATTATAAGTGCAAAATCAAGGTCGGTCAGTAGCATTAGGATGCTAATAGCTCCAATGACAAATGCTGAAAAGCAATAGGCATTTAATTTTAATATAATCTTGATGAACTTGACGTTTTCTGTCGGCTTTAATCCGAATACCATAAAATTATAGATGCCAAAAAGGGATAAAAAATTGAAATTAGATAGTATATAATTTAGATCTGTCATTTTGAATATTGAAACTGAAAATCCCCATAGCCAACTTAGTGATACCATTATGCATATCCAAGATGATATGTGAACTGGCTTTCTGTGTGTTAGCCAGGATTCAAGGGCAAGTATATTTCCAAATAAACTCCCTAAAAATAATGGAAGAAAGATTCCTGTTGATTTGATTAATTCTGTTGGTATCTGTGAATTTATAGGTATAGCGTGAACTCTAAACTCCCCCAAGTAGTTGAATGCTATGAGAAATGGTAGTAGATAAATGTATGCATTAAGAAGCTTTTTCATGATTCTGATTTAATTGCTCGATACACTTTGATGGCTAAGCGAAGTAAGTTGTGGATAAGTTTTGAAGCGTAAGCTTGAATAGGATTATATCCTAGCAAAGACAGGTTTTTAGAGTAATCATTCCAAAAATTAAGATCATAATTTGACTTACTGATTCCCGCGTAGTCATCATGTCGCGAAGTAACTAACATGCTGAAAGAATACGAGGTTGACTTGTAAAGCTTTAGATTTAAAAGAAAGTCTGCAAGAATTGCATACTTTGGATCGTATGAATTAGCAATAATGAATGATGCCTCGTAAAAAATTGACTGATGACAATTATTGAATATTGTCCTGCTAAAAGATTTATGAAGATGATGAATTCTTCTTCGCTTTGGCAGGTATGAGCGGCAAATTAGTGTTTTATTTATTGGTAGCTTTGGTAAAACATAAAGGCAATCAAAGCCGCCAAGGAATATTATATGAGAGCAGTTTTTATAAAGCAATGTGGACCCATGATTGTATGCATGATAAACACCACTCTTTGCTCTAGAAACTACGAGTGTTAGTTTGTCAATACCATAATATTCTGCAATATAATTTACTTTTCGCGAAGAAGTTTCCGGCGTGATAACTATGCAGATTTTTACAGGTTGAGTGGTAGAGGTTAACGCTGTTTTGATTGAATATATTGTGCAGGCAAGTCCCACAAGATCATCATGGATGGCTATAACTATGCCTAGAGCTTTCAAGGTAATGATTTTAGTAAACTACATCAAATTCTAATTCATCACAGCTGCATTTTCTGGGTACATGAGCTCGGAAATGGGACTCGTCTCAAGGAGGCTAGGTGGCAAGCAAAAGTAGTTGCAATTTTCCGTTTGCTATCATTTATTGCTTTAGAAATTTTGCTTGCGCTATTGCTTATGACCTTGCCTGTTTGGTTTGGAAAACTCACTTGTTCTCGCTTAGAAGAGGATTTTGGCGCTGTTGTTTCGTCTGAAGGAGTAGGTGCAGATAATCCTGGCTCTCAAGAAATATATTTTGTTCTTGAAATTTAGATTTTAACCAGCCGAATAATATTCGGTTGGTAGGTTATGAGCCTTATGCCGATTTGTATGATTGTCGCTTGGCTGGTGCCACTGGTTTTCAGTAAATTCACTCCGGAATTAATGTTGGAGCTGGCTCAAATGACCAGAGTCTGTGTTTGACGATTTTATGTATTTGCATAAGCTTGTTCAAAACTTACTAGAAACTGATGGTAAAGAATTCATTTATAAGTTCCTACTGTTTGGGATCATTTCACTTTGCCCTGTCCGTCTGTATCCGAATTCGGGAAGCTCAAGCAGGCATCAGAAGTACGAATGAGGAAAGGGCTTGATCGTTCCAAGCACCAGCTTGATACGCCTAATGCAGTAAGGATAAGGTCGAATTCTCGAAGATCGTCCAAAGAGCTACTGGTGATGCTTGAGCGCAGCTTGACGTACCACCTGATACTTGGCACAGTCGTGCACTCGCAAGATTTTCGCCCAGTTATACCCGCGGCATGTATGGCCTTGGAAGGAGGCGTGCAACTTGAATCAATTCATGGCTGTTTCAGATATCCTGGCGTCCCAGAGGTGACTATCGAGAGGATACGCGTGTCCCTTCATCTGCTCTCATTTGACATGCAGGCAGACAATTATCGGCATTGGCGCGAAACGTTAATCAATATTAAAAGTATCAGTAATTGGGTGTAGGCTTTCCTTTTTTTGCTTCTTGGCAATGAAAACATTTTCGCTGGAGCCAGATTATTTCTTTAGCCGCGTACCCAGGATTACTAAAATGAGTGATTTCGCTAATAAATTTGAATTAATTGTGCTACGCAGATCTGAATTTATCTGTACTATTGTATGATAATGTGGCGAAGTTTAATCCTTTCATTTGGATTCTATTGCAGATAAATAGATCTTCTTGTACAAGCCTGCAATCCGTCTAGGGGCCCAGAGACATTCTGCCCGCTTACGAGCCGCAGCTCCTAAAGCATTTCGGCGCTTCGGATTCGCAAGAACCCAACTAATCGCCGCCGCGAGGGACGCTGGCTCAAACGGCTCGGCAAGTGCGCCGGTGACACGGTCGTCGATGATGTCGGTAAGGCCTCCAGTATTGAATGCCACAACCGGGGTGCCGCAGGCGTGGGCTTCTAGACCGGTGTTGGGTAAGTTGTCCTGGCGGGATGGCACCACCATCACATCAGCAGCGCTGTAGAGGACACGCAAGCTGAGGTCATCGTGAAGATGGCCTGTGTAATGCACTGGGAAGCCAAGCTGAGGTGGCGACTGAGGTGCGAGCTGGCCGAACACCATGAGTCGAAGATCTTGCAGATTGCCTTCAGTGCGCAGCTGGGTGAGGGCCGTAAGAAGAAGATCCATTCCTTTACGGTGATCGTTGCCCCCGCCTATGGCGCCGAACAACAACAGCGGGCAGTCCTGTGGCAACTCAAGCAAATGACGTGCCAAACGCTGCTCAATCGGTTGCCAACGATTGGTGTCAACTGGATATGGCACCACTGCCACGGGCCAGTCAGCCATCAGAGCGCTGGCGTGTACGCAATCTGCTAACCACTGACTGGGGCAGACGATCTGCAGCGGCCGGCGCCAGTGCTTCCGCTTCCGCTGCCAGGTGGTGCGGTTGAGATCAAAACCGCTTTCATGGTCGGGGCGATTGTCTGAGCGATAACCATCACGCCAGCGGTGATCGGTGGTGTAATGCTCAGCGCCGCAGAAGGCCCACATGTCGTGAAGGGTCCACACGATCGGTTTGCGGATGCGGGCAATGTCGGTAATGGAGAGCATCTCGTTCTGAACCCAATGCAGGTGCACCACATCGGCATCGGAGACATTTAGGCGATCCGGCCAACCAGAAGGCACCAGAGATGGTGAGTGAAGAATCGGGTTTTCGGTGTGCAGAAGCTGGCGCAAGGGGGTGACAAGTTGGTGGCGTACGCGGCCGATTGCCTTCGACCTTTTGCTTGTGGGGCCTTGCACCGACCAATCGCCCGAGGCGGCCACATTCACAAGCATCCGTGAGTCGATTCCTGAATTATGTAGAGCGTGATGGATCCGGTAAGCCGCACGTGCGGCGCCGCCGTTGATGTCCGAATGGTTGAGATGGAATATTTTCACTTGTCTAAAGGTTTTGATCTCCTATCAAGTAAGGCCTTGACTCTGCTGACTATGGGTTCAAGATTTTGCTTCATATTAATTTTTTTAGTGGAATAGAAGTGATTCCAAATCCAGTAGATCCATAACCATTCCCATTGTGGAAGATGTAAAGATTGTTGTTATAGACAAAGGGGTAAGAATAGCAAACCATTTCAGAAGCCCACTCACAGTTAAAATTACTATGCAACGAGAGTTCACTGCTGTTTTCCATAGGCCCCCAATTTTTTCCGTCAACAGAATATACATGGTGTATTGAATATTCAGTCTTAGGTGATTTTTTGGAGTACCACATGTGAAATCCATTTTTTGTTTTAATCACAGATGGTCTTGCTAGTGATGTTATCTCTTCAGTATTATCT
Above is a window of Synechococcus sp. BIOS-U3-1 DNA encoding:
- a CDS encoding polysaccharide biosynthesis/export family protein — its product is MLNTRYLWAITAGALLTLQAVRVGAQQLIEIEEPTTRQQQPLPLKQRAQITYDAYILGPGDGLQIELLDLPELSGTFSIGPDGTLYLPRLRALYVEGLTVEELRYFLTEQFRAYVRDPQIYVRPVIYRPIRIYVSGEVKRPGYYTLSGNTERQNLSTTADIAQARRGTSTTTIRPGLGQVPGGLTTSAPSNGLSTSGALFPTVFDAIRSAEGITPYSNLSKVQVTRKRALNLGGGRIRANLNFLSLITGGDESQNIRLFDGDVVRVTKSNIVMKEQLLQAGQTNLSPQFMSVFVSGRVQSPGGVVVPQGSAMNQAIALAGGRKLLSGKVEFIRFTREGEIDRRIFNYNPNAPSDDYRNPVLMSGDLINLRESPLSATAEMLNEFAAPIVGIYSVYSIFNDF
- a CDS encoding glycosyltransferase, with the protein product MQAPTFSVAIAVYNGSRYLIEQVNSINAAFNFASKQSSFELVCVDDKSTDNSVEILNDLATSMPLRIFCNSTNLGHNKTFEIALLKCRGSFIFFSDQDDIWPLTRVSHTQLVFNKFNPSMLCGNFTEFRNNSELSQFSRSSVKDEYLIQERFYEVLIAQLFSDKSRPYFGSTMLFSRDLLNIALPLPALIDEHDKWFSLCASTYKGGLLRTSSVITYRRIHSNNLTKNDRNYFLKLITRLIILIHSLILLKRKLLLY
- a CDS encoding ABC transporter ATP-binding protein, translated to MRQRVTNPDQKSTRILLLGILSYLSRRRRIQLGLLFVVMLASGVVELVSLGAVLPFLAVLSDPERLWQQPLVQAFAAQVGFTTATQLIIPTTLMFAFAAVFAALIRLTNLWLNGRFVAALGSDLSCEAYLRTLNQPYVVHVQRNSAALIVDLTANINLTVISLRALLQLITSALVAAGLFTGLLLIDAQLAVSVAALFGSSYVILATTLRRELRINGQKIKDAVSTQLKAVQEGLGAIRDVLLDGSQRTYLRIYRKADRPHRQLTAKNLFIGAFPRYALEAVGMVAIALLGGVLVLQRGSGAEVIPLLGALALGAQRLLPALQQIYSSWVSLKSNNAAIQGVLTMLNQPLPLMESSAELLPLCEKITLEKVHFRYELKQQEVLQGLHLEIYRGERIGIIGSTGSGKSTTVDLLMGLLAPSSGRLLVDGADMHDPMYPERQAAWRSSIAHVPQSIYLADSSIAENIAFGVPRSQIDLARVRQAAAQAQIANFIESSSEGYASFVGERGIRLSGGQRQRIGIARALYKQVQVLVLDEATSALDTATEQALMDAINNFSKEITIVMIAHRLSTVQQCDRVIRLERGRVVADGSPEQVLIGDRFN
- a CDS encoding polysaccharide biosynthesis protein is translated as MTIRSKSAISLLDSVLGLTPLQRRLLLITADALLMPLALWLSFWLRLAHPFHLNFTITGFWLLPALWLIGLPLYAFSGQYKGLTRYVGSRSLYQLALRNGLLVMMLAALGWLLLLPMPPRSSWLLLWLLLTGCTGAVRFALRDLLLSLHNKPRQVLNRVAIYGAGAAGVQLAAALRLAKTHSVQLFVDDEPALWSRSINGVPIKPPQVIKQRADDLDQVLLAIPSLRRSRRRQIVDGLQESGITVLQIASMEEITSGRARIDALRPIQVEELLGRDPVPPDPQLLGPAIGGASVCVTGAGGSIGSELCRQILALKPRRLVLLELSEPSLYAIHQNLSGLLPAGVEVVPVLGNAANAPLVERCFKEHGVEVVFHAAAYKHVPLVEANPLAGLANNVLSTRVVCEAARRCGSRHLLLISTDKAVRPTNVMGASKRLAELVVQAQPPGQTRFAIVRFGNVLGSSGSVVPLFRSQINAGGPITLTHPEIIRYFMTIPEAAQLVLQAAVLAEGGDVLLLDMGEPVRIKALAEQMVRLSDLSLKDASNPHGDIEIVCTGLRPGEKLFEELLIDAESESTAHPLIFRAKERALNPEQLWPLLDDLEEAISLQDGQAALAVLTALVKEWRQEKVDNK